The sequence GGGGGCCAAAGGCCAGATCGTCGCGCACCGAGGCGGAGAACAACTGGTCGTCGGGATCTTGGAAGAGCAGGCCGACTTCGGGACGAAACTGGCCAGGTTTGAGGGTTTCGCCAAACAGTAAAATTTCGCCTGCTGCCGGGGTGAGCACACCGCACAGCAGCATAAACAGGGTCGTTTTGCCGCAGCCGTTGTGGCCAATAATGCCGACGCGATCGCCATCCTGCACCGTCAGCGAAATATTGCCCAGTACATCGGGTTGGTCAGGATAGCCAAAGGAGAGGTTGCGGGCGGCGATCGCCGCGGCCTGAGAGCCTGGGGCCAACGATAGGTGGGCAAAATTAGTCGAAACCGAATCCATCATTGGCACATCCATCATAGGCGAATCCGTCATTGGCGCAATATTCCTTCGGCAATAACTAATCCTATCGCTGCAGCCAGTACAATCCCAGTCAACCCCCAGCTTAGAATGCAGGGCTGGGTGACGGCACTCTGCCCCTCGACTGACTTTGCACCATAGCCATAGCCCCGCAGTCGCATCGCCCGATAAACCCGGTCCGACTGCTCATAGCTGCGAATCAGCAAATTGCCGGCCAGCATCGCCAACTGCTGCATCGTCTGGCGGTTGACCCGCAGCCAGCCCTGGCGCTTGTGGCCAAAGCCCCGCAGCCGCATGGCCTGCTGCATCGTCGCCAGCATGGCCGCAATCTCAAACAGGTAGCGGTACGACAGCAGGGTCATATCGGCCAAGATGGTGGGCAAACCGAGCGATCGCATGGCGCGCAGCAGCGACAAAAACGGGGTAGTGCCCAGCAAAATAAACCCCAGGGTCAAAATCGATAAAAACCGCCCCACAATCAGCAGGGTAGCCATCAAGCCCTCCTGGCGTAGGGTCAGCCAGCCCCACTGGCCCAGCACCGTATCGCCCACTGTCAACGGCAGCAGCACCACCAGCGACAAAATAAACAACCCCGGATAGCTCAGTCGCTGGCGCAAAAACGACAGTGGCAACTCCGACAGCAGGTAGAGCCCCGCCGCTACCCCCAGCATCCAGGGCACCAGGGTGAGCTGACGCACCGTGGCAAAGGCAAACATCAGCACCGCCAGGCTGACCAGCTTCAGCCGGGGTGACCAGCGGTGAACCACCGACTCGCGGTGAATATAGGTATCGTGGCTAGTGGCCCCCATGGCTCTACCCCTCCAGCAGCTCAGGCTTGGCCCGGCGCAAAAACAACACCAGCATGGCCGTAAACACCCCTTCAATAATGGCTAGGGGAACATGGCCGATCGACAGGGCCAACACCGCTGTTTGCTCAGCTCCGGCATCGAGCTGGGCCGGAATGTTGAGAATGATCAGGGCCAGAAAAATCAGCGCGGCTATGCCCAGGCCCAGGGCACCACCCAAAAAAGCAAACACCCCCGTGCGGGCGGGCTCCTTCAGCAGCTGACCGACGGTATGGCGGGTCTGGAACATGTGATAAGCCAGCAGGGCTGGAATCCCCATCATCGCGGCATTGACCCCCAGGGTGGTAAGACCACCGTGGCCAATCACCAACGCCTGAAAAAACAGCCCAATCAAAATAGCCGGAAAGGCAAAATATCCCAACACCACCCCCAGCAGCCCATTCAAAATGAGGTGAACACTGGCGGGGGGCACCGGAATGTAGATCGACGACGCCACGAAAAAGGCCGCCGTCAGCAACGACGCCTTGGGAATTTCGGCGGTGGGGTCGGGTCGGCGGTTAATCTGCCGCAGAGAATACCAGGTGGCCAGGCCGGTCACAGCATACCCAGCTGCACAGACCTGGGCCGATAAAATTCCGTCGGGAATATGCACTAGCGCTTGCCTCGGGCGAAAAATAGAGCGGTGCCAATAAAGCCCCAAATCACAGAGCCAATAGTAATACCGCGTTGAACCGGGGAGAGGGTAGTACTAGGAGAGATTAAAGATTCTGGCGACGGTTCAGCCTCTGCCTCAAGGGCAAGATTGGTGGCCTCACCACCGGTCGCGGCACCGATCGGAATGGTGGCGATCGCCCCATGCCCCGCCTGCCGTACCATCACCTCCCAGTTGCCCACCAGGGTTGTATCGGGCACAAAGCTAAAGCGCCCCTGGTCATCGGTATTGCCCTGCTGCCAAGGCTCGCTGGGGTTGTCCGGGGCATAGACCAACACCTGGGCATTGGCCATGGGTTCACCGGTTTCAAACTGAGCCGCTACCTCCACACTGCTCAGCTGGCGATGCTCTAGCACCACCCCGTGGGCCAGTACTGGCCCACCCAAGCTTGCCGCTCCCAGCGCCCAGGCCAACGCAAATTTGAATTTCATAGGGTGGTCAACCTAACTTCTCGACAATGGCCTTCGCCCACATGGCCCAGGCTCGGCAATATGCTCAAAAAAGTAGTGTAATCGGTCTCAGACAGCCCAGCTTGAAGGGCGGCACTGTCTAGATCGACCACCCCATTGCGAGCCAGGGCCGCGAAGGGGTCAAACCCAAGCGCTCCAGTGTTAAGGCTGTCGTCAGCGGGGGCATCCCCATCGCCAAACAGGTGGTCGAAGTGAAAGGTTGCCTCTAGATCGGCAACGTCACCCGCCGCCAACACACCCTTGCGCTCATCGCCGACAAAATCGCCGCAGGTAAAAGCCAGTTCTTCGGTCAGCTTGAGGGTAAACGGTACCGTTTCGCCCGCTTTGGTGGCGGTGCCCTGCATCCAAATGGTGTGGTCCTCCGATGGCCCCGTTTCGGCTGGCACCATCCGCCAGGCCAGGGCGTTAAAGCGTCCCGCCGGAGCCTCGACCTCACTGACCACCACGGGTTCAGCCGACTCATCGCCCTCAGCCAGATCTACCACCTGGGTGCCCTCTACCCTGACTTCGGCCTTGGCCTGGAGATCGGTGCCCGCGTCGGGGTCAAAGGGCGGGTCGGTTTGAGCAGCGGTAATCTCAGATAACGACACGTAGACATGGTCAAACTCGATCGCCCAGCCGTCTTTGGTGGTAAACCCTTCACGCACAAAGTCTTCGCCATTGGCCCGAATCACCAAGGTGCCAGTGCCGGTAGCGGAGGTGCCGGCTGCCGGATTGGCGGTGGCATCTGAGGCAGAATCGGGGGACGTGGTCGTCGAGCTTTCGCCACCGCAGCCGGGCAACAGGCCTAGGGCTAAGCAGCCCACCGCACCTACTGCGAAAGCTTTGAGAGAATTGCGTTGCATAGTACCTGGGAAAAAACGATTGTTTAGGATAGGCGTCTGGGGCCAACGGCCTAGGTCGCCACGGCATCAGCCCCTACCCAACGGCTAGAAAAGACGCGACCCAACCCGTTTACTTAACCGTGAGCCTCCCTTAACTTGCAATGCCCAGGGGGGGCACCCGGCTTAGAGATCTAGCATTTCCCCGGCCAGCAAACGGTACGATGAGGGCACAGAAATCCTGTATCCCAACTTATCGTTCGAAAACCCGATGTACGACGTAATTGTGGTGGGGGCTGGTCCCGCCGGAGCCTCAACCGCCTACCACCTGGCCAAGCAAGGGCACTCGGTGCTCATGCTAGAGAAAGCAGCGCTACCTCGCTATAAGCCCTGTAGCGGTGCCGTTTCTCCCAGCGTGGCCGAGTTCTTTGACTTTGACTTTGCCCCAGCGATCGATCGCGCGATGCGTCAGGTGCGCTACACCTACAAACTGGGCGACCCCATCGAGGCTGAGCTGACCACCGACCCCATTTGGATGGTGCGCCGGGAGGTGTTTGACCATTTTTTGGTGCAGCAGGCGCAAAAGCTGGGGGCGCAGCTCAAAGACGGTACAGCGGTCACTGCCATTGAGAACAAGGGCGACTACTGGCAGGTTTCGACCGCCGATGGCCCGTTGGAGGCTGCCTACCTGGTCGCCGCCGATGGAGCCCAGGGGCCGATGGCCCAGTGGCTAGGCTTTCCCCCCCACACCGTGAGACTGGCCAACGTGTTGGAGGTGCCTGCCCCCGTCGGCGATGACTGCGCCATTAACTTTGAGTTTGGCCTAATTAAGCAGGGCTGTATGTGGAACTTCCCCAAGCGCGAAGGCTACTCCATCGGGGCCGCGACCTTTTTGGGCCAAGCCCCTGCCAACCACCACAAAGCCCTCGAGAAATACAGTCAATCGTTTGGGGTGAGCCCTGCATCGGGCACCGTCTACAGCCACCCGCTGAAGCTGTGGGATGGCAACTACCCGCTACATACCCACCGGGCTGTCTTGGTGGGCGAAGCCGCTGCCATTGTCGATCCGCTCAGTGCTGAAGGCATTCGCCCCGGCATGATCAGCGGGGTGCGGGCGGCTGAGGCCATTCACGCCGCGATCGCAGGCGATCCAGAGGCACTGGCCCAGTACACTGACACCATGCACGCCACCTGGGGGGCCGATATGCCCTGGGCCAAACGCATCGCCGGACTATTCTTTCGGGTACCGGGGATCGGCTACCGGGTGGGGATCAAGCGGCCCACTGCCACCCAGCGCCTGGGGCAGATTTTGGCTGGCGAAGTGCGCTACGCCGACATCGCCAGCCGGGTGATGAAGCGTATGAGCGGCGGATTGTTGTCGGGCTAGCGAGGTTTCCCTAAGTTTCTGTACCAGCGAGCGAGCTTCTGGGGATCGATGCCAAGGAAGTATCCGATGATCATCAATTGGTTCGTCAGGGTGGTGCGCAGAACGCCCAGGGTGCGCCAGCGGCGATCGCTCGTCATCACCGTCGCCGGGGCGATCGCAACTTTTCCCAGCTTTCGCAGCCGCCGCACCAGTTCAAAGTCTTCCATCATCGGCAGGTCGGGAAAACCGCCCAGTTGGTGAAAGACCTCTGCCGGAAGAAAGATAGCCTGGTCGCCGTAGGGCATTTGCAGCCAGCG is a genomic window of Nodosilinea sp. E11 containing:
- the cbiQ gene encoding cobalt ECF transporter T component CbiQ; amino-acid sequence: MGATSHDTYIHRESVVHRWSPRLKLVSLAVLMFAFATVRQLTLVPWMLGVAAGLYLLSELPLSFLRQRLSYPGLFILSLVVLLPLTVGDTVLGQWGWLTLRQEGLMATLLIVGRFLSILTLGFILLGTTPFLSLLRAMRSLGLPTILADMTLLSYRYLFEIAAMLATMQQAMRLRGFGHKRQGWLRVNRQTMQQLAMLAGNLLIRSYEQSDRVYRAMRLRGYGYGAKSVEGQSAVTQPCILSWGLTGIVLAAAIGLVIAEGILRQ
- the cbiM gene encoding cobalt transporter CbiM; translation: MHIPDGILSAQVCAAGYAVTGLATWYSLRQINRRPDPTAEIPKASLLTAAFFVASSIYIPVPPASVHLILNGLLGVVLGYFAFPAILIGLFFQALVIGHGGLTTLGVNAAMMGIPALLAYHMFQTRHTVGQLLKEPARTGVFAFLGGALGLGIAALIFLALIILNIPAQLDAGAEQTAVLALSIGHVPLAIIEGVFTAMLVLFLRRAKPELLEG
- a CDS encoding geranylgeranyl reductase family protein, which translates into the protein MYDVIVVGAGPAGASTAYHLAKQGHSVLMLEKAALPRYKPCSGAVSPSVAEFFDFDFAPAIDRAMRQVRYTYKLGDPIEAELTTDPIWMVRREVFDHFLVQQAQKLGAQLKDGTAVTAIENKGDYWQVSTADGPLEAAYLVAADGAQGPMAQWLGFPPHTVRLANVLEVPAPVGDDCAINFEFGLIKQGCMWNFPKREGYSIGAATFLGQAPANHHKALEKYSQSFGVSPASGTVYSHPLKLWDGNYPLHTHRAVLVGEAAAIVDPLSAEGIRPGMISGVRAAEAIHAAIAGDPEALAQYTDTMHATWGADMPWAKRIAGLFFRVPGIGYRVGIKRPTATQRLGQILAGEVRYADIASRVMKRMSGGLLSG